One window of Klebsiella quasivariicola genomic DNA carries:
- the coaA gene encoding type I pantothenate kinase — protein sequence MSQKEQTLMTPYLQFNRHQWAALRDSVPMTLTEEEITRLKGINEDLSLEEVAEIYLPLSRLLNFYISSNLRRQAVLEQFLGTNGQRIPYIISIAGSVAVGKSTTARVLQALLSRWPEHRHVELITTDGFLHPNSVLKERGLMKKKGFPQSYDMHRLVKFVSDLKSGVPQATAPVYSHLIYDVIPDGDKTVAQPDILILEGLNVLQSGMDYPHDPHHVFVSDFVDFSIYVDAPEELLKSWYINRFLKFREGAFTDPDSYFHNYAKLSKEEAVDIATSLWNEINLMNLKENILPTRERASLIMTKSANHSVNQVRLRK from the coding sequence ATGAGCCAAAAAGAGCAGACGTTAATGACACCGTACTTACAATTTAACCGCCACCAATGGGCTGCACTTCGTGATTCTGTCCCGATGACATTGACCGAGGAAGAAATCACGCGGTTAAAAGGCATCAACGAAGATCTCTCTCTGGAAGAGGTTGCCGAGATCTATTTGCCGCTGTCGCGTTTGCTCAACTTCTATATCAGTTCTAACCTGCGTCGTCAGGCTGTTCTTGAACAATTTCTTGGCACTAACGGCCAACGAATTCCCTATATTATTAGTATCGCTGGCAGCGTTGCGGTAGGAAAAAGCACCACCGCTCGCGTACTTCAGGCCTTGCTGAGCCGCTGGCCGGAGCACCGTCATGTCGAACTCATTACCACTGACGGATTCTTGCACCCTAACTCGGTTTTAAAAGAACGCGGGTTAATGAAGAAGAAAGGCTTCCCGCAGTCCTATGATATGCATCGGCTGGTGAAGTTTGTCTCCGATCTCAAATCAGGGGTACCACAGGCAACTGCACCTGTTTATTCCCATTTGATTTATGATGTTATTCCCGACGGCGATAAAACCGTCGCGCAACCGGATATTCTCATTCTTGAAGGATTGAACGTTCTGCAAAGTGGAATGGATTATCCACACGATCCCCATCATGTATTTGTATCCGATTTTGTCGACTTTTCTATTTATGTTGACGCCCCGGAAGAATTATTAAAAAGCTGGTATATCAACCGCTTTCTTAAATTCCGGGAGGGAGCATTTACCGATCCGGACTCTTATTTTCACAATTACGCCAAGCTGTCTAAGGAAGAAGCTGTGGATATCGCCACCTCGCTATGGAATGAGATTAACTTAATGAATCTAAAAGAAAACATTCTTCCAACCCGCGAGCGAGCCAGCCTGATCATGACCAAGAGTGCCAATCACTCAGTGAATCAGGTACGCTTACGTAAATAA
- the birA gene encoding bifunctional biotin--[acetyl-CoA-carboxylase] ligase/biotin operon repressor BirA produces the protein MKDHTIPLTLISILADGEFHSGEQLGEQLGMSRAAINKHIQTLRDWGVDVFTVPGKGYSLPEPIHLLDEKKISQQIEHGRVTVLPVIDSTNQYLLDRLDELTSGDACVAEYQQAGRGRRGRKWFSPFGANLYLSMYWRLEQGPAAAIGLSLVIGIVIAEVLQQLGAEQVRVKWPNDIYLQDRKLSGILVELTGKTGDAAQIVSGAGINLVMRRVESDVVNQGWISLQEAGVVIDRNLLAARLIKELRLGLELFEQEGLAPYLPRWEKLDNFIHRPVKLIIGDKEIYGISRGIDAQGALLLEQDGVIKAWVGGEISLRSAE, from the coding sequence GTGAAAGACCATACTATCCCTTTAACGTTGATTTCTATCCTTGCTGATGGTGAATTCCACTCAGGCGAACAGCTTGGTGAGCAGTTAGGCATGAGCCGGGCGGCGATTAATAAGCATATCCAGACCTTGCGCGACTGGGGTGTCGATGTATTTACCGTGCCGGGCAAGGGTTACAGCCTGCCAGAGCCCATTCATCTGTTGGATGAGAAAAAGATCTCCCAACAGATAGAACATGGCCGAGTAACAGTTCTTCCCGTCATCGACTCCACTAACCAGTATTTGCTGGACAGGCTTGACGAGCTGACGTCCGGTGATGCCTGTGTGGCTGAATATCAGCAGGCAGGACGAGGCCGGCGAGGCAGAAAATGGTTTTCCCCCTTTGGCGCTAATCTCTATCTCTCGATGTACTGGCGACTGGAGCAGGGCCCGGCAGCGGCCATTGGACTCAGCCTGGTGATCGGTATCGTGATCGCTGAAGTTCTGCAGCAGCTCGGGGCTGAACAGGTTCGCGTGAAATGGCCAAACGATATTTACCTGCAGGATCGTAAGCTGTCCGGGATCCTCGTGGAACTGACGGGGAAGACGGGCGATGCTGCGCAAATCGTCAGTGGTGCAGGTATCAATCTTGTGATGCGTCGTGTGGAGTCTGATGTTGTCAATCAGGGGTGGATCAGCCTTCAGGAAGCAGGGGTTGTCATTGATCGCAACCTCCTCGCTGCGCGGCTGATAAAAGAGCTGCGTCTGGGTCTGGAGCTGTTCGAGCAGGAGGGGTTGGCGCCCTATCTGCCGCGCTGGGAAAAACTGGATAACTTTATTCATCGCCCGGTAAAACTGATTATCGGCGATAAAGAAATTTACGGCATTTCCCGTGGCATTGACGCCCAGGGCGCACTATTGCTGGAACAGGATGGTGTAATAAAAGCCTGGGTTGGTGGTGAAATATCATTGCGCAGTGCAGAATAA
- the murB gene encoding UDP-N-acetylmuramate dehydrogenase: MNHSLKPWNTFGIERSARTIVRAETEQQLLSAWQTAVAVGEPTLILGEGSNVLFLNDYAGTVILNRIMGIEVSETPEAWRLHVGAGENWHKLVQFTLQHAMPGLENLALIPGCAGSSPIQNIGAYGVELQRVCEYVDCVELETGRKQRLSAAECRFGYRDSIFKHEYQDRYAIVAIGLTLAKAWQPVLSYGDLTRLDPQTVTPQQVFDAVCHMRMTKLPDPKINGNAGSFFKNPIVSAQVAETLLAQFPHAPHYPQANGTVKLAAGWLIDQCQLKGQRIGGAAVHRQQALVLVNEDRATSEDVVKLAHYVRQQVGTKFDVWLQPEVRFIGTHGEVNAEESIA, from the coding sequence ATGAACCACTCCCTCAAACCCTGGAATACCTTTGGCATTGAACGCTCCGCCAGGACGATAGTTCGCGCCGAAACCGAGCAACAGTTGCTAAGCGCCTGGCAAACCGCTGTCGCGGTAGGCGAACCCACGCTGATCCTTGGGGAAGGCAGTAATGTCCTGTTTCTGAACGACTATGCCGGTACGGTGATCCTCAACCGGATTATGGGGATCGAGGTGAGCGAAACCCCTGAAGCCTGGCGTTTGCACGTTGGTGCCGGTGAAAACTGGCATAAACTGGTGCAGTTCACACTACAGCATGCGATGCCAGGTCTGGAAAATCTGGCATTAATCCCTGGATGCGCAGGATCATCGCCGATCCAGAATATTGGCGCTTACGGTGTTGAGCTACAGCGGGTTTGCGAATATGTTGACTGCGTTGAGCTGGAAACCGGGCGTAAGCAACGTCTTTCAGCAGCGGAATGCCGTTTTGGCTATCGCGATAGTATCTTCAAACATGAATACCAGGATCGCTACGCCATCGTCGCGATTGGCTTAACGTTAGCGAAAGCATGGCAGCCTGTACTGAGTTATGGTGATCTAACGCGTCTCGATCCGCAGACCGTCACCCCGCAGCAGGTGTTTGATGCCGTCTGTCATATGCGAATGACTAAGTTACCGGATCCCAAGATTAACGGTAATGCCGGAAGCTTCTTTAAGAATCCTATCGTTAGTGCTCAGGTTGCTGAAACACTGCTGGCGCAGTTTCCTCATGCACCGCACTATCCGCAGGCAAATGGTACCGTCAAGCTGGCCGCTGGCTGGCTAATCGATCAATGCCAGCTGAAAGGGCAACGCATCGGCGGCGCAGCCGTCCACCGACAGCAGGCGCTGGTACTGGTTAACGAAGATCGAGCGACCAGCGAAGATGTGGTAAAACTAGCCCACTACGTTCGCCAGCAGGTAGGGACGAAATTCGATGTATGGCTTCAGCCCGAGGTGCGCTTCATAGGAACACATGGGGAAGTCAACGCAGAGGAGAGCATTGCGTGA